CCGCGACCGCGACTTCCGGCGGCCGGCGCGAGATTGAAGCCCCGCGGTCGCGACTCGCGTCGCTCCTACAGGGGGGAGATCCCGGCAGCGCGGGCAGACGAGCGGGTAGCATTCCAGTACTAGCCGCCTCCGGACGCCGTCCCATGTTCGACCTGTCCCCGACCCTCGACTGCAACGGCCGCGCCCTCAAGCTCGACCGCCCGCGCGTGATGGGCATCGTCAACGTCACCCCCGATT
The genomic region above belongs to Salifodinibacter halophilus and contains:
- a CDS encoding dihydropteroate synthase — translated: MFDLSPTLDCNGRALKLDRPRVMGIVNVTPD